CACTCGGGGCAACGCTAGGATTGGACGCAAGCCGACAGATGGTCATCAGACAATTCAAGGTCATTGTATAACGTTAGCGCAGCATCGTTCGGATCTTCTACCCGGTCTGCGACTGGGTACAGCACCTCGAGTGGTGGTTGTCTAAACGGGAAGAGGGGAATGGGTCGTTCAAGCCGTGATCGTCCCTGGCAGGCATCCGAATTCCCCTCACGTGATGTAAGGGCGCTGAAACACCCCCAATCTGATAAGCATCTTACAGATCAGTGAAAAGTCGTGGTATTTGCTGTCAAATTTATTTTCATAAAAATATATCATAGAAGAAATTAAGGTACAGGGATAACTAAGATTGGTTCGTTGTTACACTAGGGAATGGATGGGGAACGGCCAAGAAAAATGTTATAACAAGAGGCAGtcagaaggagaaagagaacaaATCAAATCCGAGTTCACGAAACCATGTCAAGGTTACTCTTTGCGAAACCAAGCTCACACGTCCAAAGCTCTTCCCGTCCAGCAGCCAGAGCCCCGGCCTCCATTCAGGCGTTCACATCTTTTACATACCATTTCAGGTGACGCCTACtcccatcatcatcggccaATCATTTATGCCTTGTCCGCAGTTTGCTCGGCCACAATTTCATCATCAGTGTATGCTGGGGGTAGATCATCGGTCGACCCGCCCATCAGACCTTGCTTTTCTGTAACAGAACCCTCTTCAGCCGATTCCTTACGGTCGGTACGGCGGTAGCGTTGCCACATGAAGACGGCGAGCTGGCCGACCAGCATACCCAAAACGCTAGCGGCGAGACCAGCCAGAACTCCAAGAATGGCGGGCACCACGATGAAGCGCATAACGCGGTGCAGGGTACGTTCCCAGGTCTTGTGGAAGTTGTGGTTGAagtggggaggagggtgaggccCGTGAGGGCCGTGGTGACCACGATGTCCCTCAGCGGGCGAGAGGCGGTCAAAGTCACCATGGTGGTGCGGGGGGaagggaggatgagggggtCCACCAGCATCGGCACAACCCTGTCCCTTGAACATTCCGGTAAGGCGCTCCTTGGCCGCGGCGAACATTGAGTGGATGCGGTGAACCAGGAACTTTCTCAGACATTTGGGCTTTCCACTGCACTTCCTCCAGGATTCATGGTCGGCAGTCTCCTCGATTTCGGTTCCAGCCATGTATAAGGTGCCTTCGGCATCGTGGATAAGAGTGATGGCGATAGTGTCCAACGGAACGGGGTAGCCATCAAGGTCGAGAACAGTGAAACGAACTTCCACCATGTCAAATGGCTCTTCTGGGGGAGACGGGAGCGGCATCATTTCGACGGCGTAGCCCAAGGGGATGGGTTCGGATTCTTCGTCATCCTGTACGTGACGCTGAACAGCCGCGATCGGCGATGGAGGGGCAGGGGGGAAGATTTGGCGGTCGTTGGCCAAAAGAAAGCCATCATCGATAGTAAATTTCAGTGACTGGGGCCGTTAGTCTGCGAAACTCGATTGACTTTCGATCTTAAGAGAGGATGGAACTTACCAGTGCGGTTTCGTCACCACTCTTGATGGCAAATGGGCACTCAGCGCAGGCAAGGTCaacttgctgctgctgtgccgCCTGGGCTTGAatgggatgaagacgagcgaCATCGTCAGGGATGACAGCGGCATCAGCGTCGACATCTGGGACAACCAGCATGGCGTTTGCGCTGGTAAGCGCGAGGGCGCccccaagaagaagcgaaCGGAGCGTCATGGCGATAACGATTTAAAAAAGGCGCAtgagaaggaaagagaggCAAAGGTGAGCAGAGGGTGTTCTCAAAAGTTCGTCAAAAGCCTTACAGGCGATAGAAAAGGCGTGGgtgggatgaagaagatggcaaaAGAGATGGAAAGGTGGGTGAGACGCAATAATGTATCAGATGGAGTTGAGATACGGAGACTCGGGGGGGCGTTCCCGTGCACAAACGGCCAAGGCTGACGCAACCGCTATTCCCTTCTGGGACTAGCCGGCTTTGTCTTCACTCGCCGGGGTGGAGAGCTGACGACTACAAAAGCCCGTGTCAAACAGGCTGGCACTTCCAAGCAACATCAAGTTTCAGTGGTGTCAGAGACTGGGAACTGCGCCGTTCGGATCTACGCTTGACAGTAGAGTCCCGTCTGCAGTTAGATGATAGGCTCTACCCCTCCAGATGATGCGCTGGGCTTGCGCAGTCAAGCGCTGGGATGGGGCATTGACGCactgttttatttttatcccGATCTCGGGAATCGGGAGATTGGCCGCTAGTCCGGATTGGGTCATTGGACTGCTCCTCTACAGAATGACTTGAACGACATCTTGAAGCTTTGGAATGTTTTTGaattctaataattttaacACTTTTTGTGGTTTTCACCGACATGCCTCGATAGGGCCACATCTTTGTTATCCCAATATACTCGGGTCGATATCACTCCATCTCGCAACTTCAAAATCAACTATGGTCGGTGCTGTTCTGGAATCACTTCGCACTGGAGTGCGTAGTTTGGCGACAATGTTTTGGGGGTTCTTATTCAC
This is a stretch of genomic DNA from Aspergillus puulaauensis MK2 DNA, chromosome 8, nearly complete sequence. It encodes these proteins:
- a CDS encoding uncharacterized protein (COG:S;~EggNog:ENOG410PPQG;~SECRETED:SignalP(1-19);~TransMembrane:1 (n6-14c19/20o284-313i)); translated protein: MTLRSLLLGGALALTSANAMLVVPDVDADAAVIPDDVARLHPIQAQAAQQQQVDLACAECPFAIKSGDETALSLKFTIDDGFLLANDRQIFPPAPPSPIAAVQRHVQDDEESEPIPLGYAVEMMPLPSPPEEPFDMVEVRFTVLDLDGYPVPLDTIAITLIHDAEGTLYMAGTEIEETADHESWRKCSGKPKCLRKFLVHRIHSMFAAAKERLTGMFKGQGCADAGGPPHPPFPPHHHGDFDRLSPAEGHRGHHGPHGPHPPPHFNHNFHKTWERTLHRVMRFIVVPAILGVLAGLAASVLGMLVGQLAVFMWQRYRRTDRKESAEEGSVTEKQGLMGGSTDDLPPAYTDDEIVAEQTADKA